The DNA sequence aggtgtgtgtttattgtgtgaGAGGGACGGcaggtgtgtgtttattgtgtgaGAGGGACGGcaggtgtgtgtttattgtgtgaGAGGGACGGcaggtgtgtgtttattgtgtgaGAGGGACGGcaggtgtgtgtttattgtgtgaGAGGGACGGcaggtgtgtgtttattgtgtgaGAGGGACGGcaggtgtgtgtttattgtgtgaGAGGGACGGcaggtgtgtgtttattgtgtgaGAGGGACGGcaggtgtgtgtttattgtgtgaGAGGGACGGcaggtgtgtgtttattgtgtgaGAGGGACGGcaggtgtgtgtttattgtgtgaGAGGGACGGCGGGTGTGTGTTCATTGTTTGTGTACCTGTGTCCCTAGTTCCCTTGGGTGAGAAGCGTCTGATGGATGTGAAGCTGGGAGAGTTGGGCTCCTGGTTGGGCAAGAGGGACTTCACTCCTAACGGAGTCCTCGCCAGCATCCGCAATGGtacccccccctccaccctccaacacacacagtaCCTAACATGTCCCCCCCAGGCCATGACAGAGGTTACAACCAGTAccccctccccaacacacacagtaacatgttgtccccccccccaacacacacagtaacatgttgtctccccccccccccccccaacacagtaACATGttgtcttcccccccccccccccccccccccaacacacacagtaacatgttgccccccccccaacacacacagtaacatgttgtcccccccccaacacacacagtaacatgttgtcccccccccaacacacacagtaacatgtctctccctcccccaggccATGACAGATATTACAACAAGTACATCAACGTGAAGAAAGGAGGTATTGGAGGTGTGGCCATGCTGCTGGTTGGCTACGTGGCCCTCAGTTACATGTGGGAGTACGACCACCTCAGTGAGTACAGACTCTGGGAGTACGATGACCTCAGAGTCCCCACCACATACAATATCATTCACCTCAAAGCACTGTGAAGGACAATCTGATCTGACTTAACCtgcgtccctctctcttctcagagCACGACCGCTGGAGGAAGTACCACTAAAGCCCCTCCTCTCCTGACCCAGCAGGGCAAaagcctgacctctgaccccctaGCTCCAGCTGTCTGTATAATACCACCGTTGTGACAAAGAATAAATAAAACTACTTCTGACATTTAACTTGATCTGCTGTGTTGTggttttattacagtgttggatgttgaggtgtgagggtgtttattacagtgttggatgttgaggtgtgagggtgtttattacagtgttggatgttgaggtgtgagggtgtttattacagtgttggatgttgaggtgtgagggtgtttattacagtgttggatgttgaggggttttattacagtgttggatgttgaggtgtgagggtgtttattacagtgttggatgttgaggtgttgtggtttattacagtgttggatgttgaggtgttgtggtttattacagtgttggatgttgaggggttggggttttattacagtgttggatgttgaggtgtgagggtgtttattacagtgttggatgttgaggtgttgggggtttattacagtgttggatgttgaggtgttgtggttttattacagtgttggatgttgaggtgttggggtttattacagtgttggatgttgaggggttttattacagtgttggatgttgaggggttttattacagtgttggatgttgaggtgttggggttttattacagtgttggatgttgaggtgttgtggtttattacagtgttggatgttgaggtgttttattacagtgttggatgttgaggtgtgagggtgtttattacagtgttggatgttgaggtgttgtggttttattacagtgttggatgttgaggtgttgtggttttattacagtgttggatgttgaggtattggggttttattacagtgttggatgttgaggtgttgtggtttattacagtgttggatgttgaggtgtgagggtgtttattacagtgttggatgttgaggtgttggggttttattacagtgttggatgttgaggtgttggggttttattacagtgttggatgttgaggtgttgtggttttattacagtgttggatgttgaggtgtgagggtgtttattacagtgttggatgttgaggtgtgagggtgtttattacagtgttggatgttgaggtgttgtggtttattacagtgttggatgttgaggcgtgagggtgtttattacagtgttggatgttgaggtgttggggttttattacagtgttggatgttgaggtgttgtggttttattacagtgttggatgttgaggtgtgagggtgtttattacagtgttggatgttgaggtgttgtggttttattacagtgttggatgttgaggtgttgtggttttattacagtgttggatgttgaggtgtgagggtgtttattacagtgttggatgttgaggtgttgtggttttattacagtgttggatgttgaggcgtgagggtgtttattacagtgttggatgttgagggttttattacagtgttggatgttgaggtgttgtggtttattacagtgttggatgttgaggtgttgtggtttattacagtgttggatgttgaggtgttgtggttttattacagtgttggatgttgaggtgttgggttttattacagtgttggatgttgaggtgttgtggtttattacagtgttggatgttgaggtgttgtggttttattacagtgttggatgttgaggtgttggggttttattacagtgttggatgttgaggtgtgaggggttttattacagtgttggatgttgaggtgtgagggtgtttattacagtgttggatgttgaggtgttgtggttttattacagtgttggatgttgaggtgttggggtttattacagtgttggatgttgaggtgtgagggtgtttattacagtgttggatgttgaggtgtgagggtgtttattacagtgttggatgttgaggtgttgtggtttattacagtgttggatgttgaggtgtgagggtgtttattacagtgttggatgttgaggtgtgagggtgtttattacagtgttggatgttgaggtgttgtggttttattacagtgttggatgttgaggtgttggggttttattacagtgttggatgttgaggtgttgtggttttattacagtgttggatgttgaggtgttgtggttttattacagtgttggatgttgaggtgttgtggttttattacagtgttggatgttgaggtgttgtggttttattacagtgttggatgttgaggtgttgtggtttattacagtgttggatgttgaggtgttgtggtttattacagtgttggatgttgaggtgttgtggttttattacagtgttggatgttgaggcGTGAGTTATTATTCGCTAGTTAAAATGACTTGTGGacatctatttttattttttcagtTAAATGGGGAAACGTTAAAGTGAAATAAGTGTCACATATGTGTTTATCAGATGTTGGTGCTCcaatagtgcagtaatatctaacgggCACAACTTGATGCTCCATGTCAGAGCGACTTAGAGACAgtatatacattttattttactttattgTTTATCCTCaaagccattggatgaatccctgaacatattccagtctgtgctagcagtcctgtagcgtagcatccgcgtcatctgaccacttccgtattgagcgagtcactggtacttcctgctttagtttttgcttggaaccaggaatcaggaggacagaattcatgcgaatgacggggatttgggcctggccTCCGGGAAGCAGTATATTCTTCGCAtcggactcattaaaggaaaaaatctttgtccagttcgtggtgagtgatcgctgttctgatgtccagaaggtaTTTGCGGTCATAAGTGACAAgggcagcaacattatgtacaatttattttttaaataaccaaAAGAGCACAGTTGGTTAGAAACCTGTAAATCGGTGCCATTATCTACAACAAAACAGGAGGATCAAGAGAATGACGAGAACaagtttattgtattttacagaccaggaggagcaggtttattgtattttacagactagaccaggaggaacaggtttattgtattttacagaccaggaggaa is a window from the Oncorhynchus kisutch isolate 150728-3 unplaced genomic scaffold, Okis_V2 Okis06b-Okis10b_hom, whole genome shotgun sequence genome containing:
- the LOC116359938 gene encoding ATP synthase subunit f, mitochondrial-like: MADRIVPLGEKRLMDVKLGELGSWLGKRDFTPNGVLASIRNGHDRYYNKYINVKKGGIGGVAMLLVGYVALSYMWEYDHLKHDRWRKYH